From Myxococcus stipitatus, the proteins below share one genomic window:
- a CDS encoding tetratricopeptide repeat protein: protein MKVVLRFGALAVGVALAAGGVGEAAEAPTRKAVKKPAAASSKSTGASEKSGKGGPTKKGATAKAEEKAPPPGVAPEDVRRGPVRVKPATAKFADIPRIDDARRDALADKKRDEAIEAFKRLIPKLQDGNPQKAEMLYRLSELYWEKSKYLYRLEMDRFLAAEKQYDAAVARGEKREAPKQDHRESERYRAETMGIYEDILAGYPKYPQRDEVLFSMGYNLYELGRRDEAVTRYETLIQEFPRSQFVPDAYIQLGNHYFESNKLNPAKANYEKARDSGVPKIYAYAVYKLSWCDYNTGDYATGLQKLHEVVDYAAKQPELGDLRTEALNDLTVFYVQLDQPKEAIAYFRQKAPAKRQGRLIAKTAAGLVDAGHFDSAILLYRTLIDDEPMGPSAPEYQQAVVRAFEGLRQRQQVRKEMKRMVDLYSPGGEWWRANEGKLPVLRNAFNVTEEAMRVMVTEYHQEAQKTRQVETYRLARDIYKQYVDAFASNANPDFVADSAFNLRFFYAEILWALEEWQAAAAEYDAVVAFRIPDRDSAREVSNESYRKSAAYNAILAYDKLVKIERGQLARSDLKDGEKVDEKKDKGDVARQKIVKRDAKEREEEPLTRFEERLVSACDTYVKLYPDSQDEIDLRYQAAVILYDRSHFVDAARRFGEIIDKFPEERRSRDAADLTMYVLETRQEWLELSTLSRKFLDNKKLSKPGSEFAARVARVVEGSRYKWVDEVVYKQEKNPRKAAEEFLAFVKDFPRSENADRALTYAMSIAQEAGELDRGLEAGERVLAEYPSSPFELRARYTLAGLYEKVADYRKAATLAESFLSAYDAALKAQEAESRKPKAPKAKSTAKKSETPGAEEDADTRRAQRAAERKQLLDDAGAWIADAQYNAGVWWEGAGEAQKAVAAYSAYVTRFKDRKDVPEVAFSAARVWQKERKWSEAARAFGAFADQYARDSRATPTQLYLARYNEMLAYQKLKNPREQERVQAELVRAWSRLPEEARKDDAVLNAYAHARFLGLEPAWKRYTDIRFSRVSTIRRDLAAKQREIQRVEKEYLAVLSTGSGEWGIAALTRIGLAYADFARNIMDSPDPTGLDEDQVAMYRSELENLALPLEDKANEALEKALEKAYELGVYGPWTLAAQDQVNRFHPGAYAQVRQVGFRASDTLATSDLAREPGAAGATATPTPQPPPGPPSAPTAPTPAREGDGAGQPPRSEDTTRAPTASREGVTP, encoded by the coding sequence ATGAAGGTGGTGCTTCGTTTCGGTGCGCTGGCGGTGGGCGTGGCGCTCGCCGCCGGCGGGGTGGGGGAGGCGGCGGAAGCGCCCACGCGCAAGGCGGTGAAGAAGCCCGCCGCGGCGTCCTCGAAGTCCACGGGGGCCTCGGAGAAGAGCGGGAAGGGCGGCCCGACGAAGAAGGGCGCGACGGCGAAGGCGGAGGAGAAGGCGCCACCTCCGGGGGTCGCGCCCGAGGACGTACGGCGCGGCCCCGTGCGCGTGAAGCCGGCCACGGCGAAGTTCGCGGACATCCCGCGCATCGACGACGCGCGGCGTGACGCGCTCGCGGACAAGAAGCGCGACGAGGCCATCGAGGCCTTCAAGCGCCTCATCCCCAAGCTCCAGGACGGCAACCCGCAGAAGGCGGAGATGCTCTACCGGCTGTCGGAGCTGTACTGGGAGAAATCCAAGTACCTCTACCGGCTGGAGATGGACCGCTTCCTCGCGGCGGAGAAGCAGTACGACGCGGCCGTGGCGCGCGGCGAGAAGCGCGAGGCGCCGAAGCAGGACCACCGCGAGAGCGAGCGCTACCGCGCGGAGACGATGGGCATCTACGAGGACATCCTCGCGGGGTACCCCAAGTACCCGCAGCGCGACGAGGTGCTCTTCTCCATGGGCTACAACCTCTACGAGCTGGGGCGCCGCGACGAGGCGGTGACCCGCTACGAGACGCTCATCCAGGAGTTCCCCCGGTCGCAGTTCGTCCCGGACGCGTACATCCAGCTGGGCAACCACTACTTCGAGAGCAACAAGCTCAACCCCGCCAAGGCCAACTACGAGAAGGCGCGCGATTCGGGCGTGCCGAAGATCTACGCGTACGCCGTCTACAAGCTGTCGTGGTGCGACTACAACACGGGTGACTACGCGACGGGTCTCCAGAAGCTGCACGAGGTGGTGGACTACGCCGCGAAGCAACCCGAGCTGGGCGACCTGCGCACGGAGGCGCTCAACGACCTGACCGTCTTCTACGTGCAGCTCGATCAGCCCAAGGAGGCCATCGCCTACTTCCGGCAGAAGGCCCCCGCGAAGCGGCAGGGGCGCCTCATCGCCAAGACGGCCGCCGGGTTGGTGGACGCGGGCCACTTCGACAGCGCCATCCTCCTGTACCGCACGCTCATCGACGACGAGCCGATGGGCCCGAGCGCGCCCGAGTACCAGCAGGCCGTCGTCCGCGCCTTCGAGGGACTGCGTCAGCGCCAGCAGGTCCGCAAGGAGATGAAGCGGATGGTGGACCTGTACAGCCCCGGGGGGGAGTGGTGGAGGGCCAACGAGGGGAAGCTCCCCGTGCTGCGCAACGCCTTCAACGTCACCGAGGAGGCGATGCGGGTGATGGTCACCGAGTACCACCAGGAGGCGCAGAAGACGCGCCAGGTGGAGACGTACCGGCTCGCGCGTGACATCTACAAGCAGTACGTGGACGCCTTCGCGTCCAACGCCAACCCGGACTTCGTCGCCGACTCGGCCTTCAACCTGCGCTTCTTCTACGCGGAGATCCTCTGGGCCTTGGAGGAGTGGCAGGCCGCCGCCGCCGAGTACGACGCCGTGGTGGCCTTCCGCATCCCGGACCGCGACTCGGCGCGAGAGGTCTCCAACGAGAGCTACCGCAAGAGCGCCGCGTACAACGCCATCCTCGCCTACGACAAGCTGGTGAAGATCGAACGGGGGCAGCTGGCGCGCAGCGACCTCAAGGACGGCGAGAAGGTCGACGAGAAGAAGGACAAGGGCGACGTCGCCCGGCAGAAGATTGTCAAGCGCGACGCGAAGGAGCGCGAGGAGGAGCCGCTCACGAGGTTCGAGGAGCGGTTGGTGTCCGCGTGCGACACGTACGTGAAGCTCTATCCGGATTCACAGGATGAGATCGACCTGCGCTACCAGGCGGCCGTCATCCTCTACGACCGCAGCCACTTCGTGGACGCGGCGCGGCGCTTCGGGGAGATCATCGACAAGTTCCCGGAGGAGCGCCGCTCCCGCGACGCGGCGGACCTCACCATGTACGTGCTGGAGACCCGCCAGGAGTGGCTCGAGCTGAGCACGCTGTCGCGCAAGTTCCTCGACAACAAGAAGCTGTCCAAGCCCGGCTCGGAGTTCGCCGCCCGCGTGGCGCGCGTCGTCGAAGGCAGCCGCTACAAGTGGGTGGACGAGGTCGTCTACAAGCAGGAGAAGAACCCGCGCAAGGCGGCCGAGGAGTTCCTCGCGTTCGTCAAGGACTTCCCCCGCTCGGAGAACGCGGACCGCGCGCTCACCTACGCCATGTCCATCGCCCAGGAGGCGGGGGAGCTGGACCGTGGCCTCGAGGCGGGCGAACGCGTGCTGGCGGAGTACCCGTCGAGCCCCTTCGAGCTGCGCGCGCGCTACACCCTGGCGGGCCTCTACGAGAAGGTCGCGGACTACCGCAAGGCGGCCACGCTCGCGGAGTCCTTCCTCTCCGCCTATGACGCCGCGCTGAAGGCCCAGGAGGCCGAGTCCCGGAAGCCCAAGGCGCCCAAGGCCAAGTCGACCGCGAAGAAGAGCGAGACGCCGGGCGCGGAGGAGGACGCGGACACCCGCCGCGCGCAGCGGGCCGCCGAGCGCAAGCAGCTGCTCGACGACGCGGGCGCCTGGATCGCGGACGCGCAGTACAACGCGGGCGTGTGGTGGGAGGGCGCGGGCGAGGCGCAGAAGGCCGTCGCCGCGTACTCCGCCTATGTGACGCGCTTCAAGGACCGCAAGGACGTCCCGGAGGTGGCCTTCTCCGCCGCCCGCGTCTGGCAGAAGGAGCGCAAGTGGAGCGAGGCAGCGCGCGCGTTCGGCGCCTTCGCGGACCAGTACGCCCGAGACTCCCGTGCCACGCCCACGCAGCTGTACCTGGCGCGCTACAACGAGATGCTCGCGTACCAGAAGCTCAAGAACCCGCGCGAGCAGGAGCGCGTGCAGGCGGAGCTGGTCCGCGCGTGGAGCCGGCTGCCGGAGGAGGCCCGCAAGGACGACGCGGTGCTCAACGCCTATGCCCACGCCCGCTTCCTGGGGTTGGAGCCGGCGTGGAAGCGCTACACGGACATCCGCTTCTCGCGCGTGAGCACCATCCGGCGCGACCTCGCGGCCAAGCAGCGGGAGATCCAACGGGTGGAGAAGGAGTACCTCGCGGTGCTCTCCACCGGCTCGGGGGAGTGGGGCATCGCGGCCCTGACGCGCATCGGCCTGGCGTACGCGGACTTCGCGCGCAACATCATGGACTCTCCGGACCCGACGGGCCTCGACGAGGACCAGGTCGCCATGTACCGCTCGGAGCTGGAGAACCTGGCGCTGCCGCTCGAGGACAAGGCCAACGAGGCGTTGGAGAAGGCGCTGGAGAAGGCCTACGAGCTGGGCGTCTACGGCCCCTGGACGCTGGCCGCGCAGGACCAGGTGAACCGCTTCCACCCCGGCGCCTACGCGCAGGTGCGGCAGGTGGGCTTCCGCGCCAGCGACACGCTCGCGACGTCGGACCTGGCGCGTGAGCCCGGCGCCGCCGGCGCGACGGCTACCCCGACACCGCAGCCTCCGCCGGGACCGCCTTCCGCGCCCACCGCCCCCACGCCCGCGCGCGAGGGGGATGGGGCCGGGCAGCCGCCTCGCTCCGAGGACACCACGCGGGCGCCCACCGCCTCGCGCGAGGGGGTGACCCCGTGA
- a CDS encoding tetratricopeptide repeat protein, with product MKRLLSLLVALAPLAVSAQQDSGSYNRALAAFNAGDYDTAAPLFLDVSEGSSDAQTRGKAEYFLAQSFAKKGLPVAAFINYAAIVNAGPSHPSYLKAVEGLVDMQQQLDEQNLIPSILNQAYTDEVRDQWVTLPREVLARINYLVGTVSQRRMRFEEARALLEAVPKDSRVYAKSRYLLGVVLADPRFPGRPGEGEALDKDALAAFRAALSAQEPQVELKATQHLALIALGRLHYRRGEYADASAAYERVPRYTRYWDQALFENGFARFQNEDFGGSLGSLQALHAPQFAGAFQPESWILKATVYYYSCLYDEVKTTLAAFDELYAPMAKQLEPFTREDEDLVLAYNLVASENRRLPRPVYLWIRNNERIREVMRVLERVDAEKRALTGGAWHGSALSRQTLASLEDVRGTLLQVGGTLARSRLREAADNLRTFSDQAEIIRVQTALDEKDLFQAGVDQKALLTRQSLYRPKMPGAAWNYWKFQGEFWIDEIGYYQYTLKRGCPAKTSESQQP from the coding sequence ATGAAACGACTGCTCAGCCTCCTCGTCGCCCTGGCGCCCCTCGCGGTGAGCGCCCAGCAGGATTCGGGCAGCTACAACCGCGCCCTGGCCGCCTTCAACGCGGGGGACTACGACACCGCCGCGCCCCTGTTCCTCGACGTGTCCGAAGGCTCCAGCGACGCGCAGACGCGCGGCAAGGCGGAGTACTTCCTGGCCCAGTCCTTCGCGAAGAAGGGGCTGCCCGTCGCGGCCTTCATCAACTACGCGGCCATCGTCAACGCCGGGCCCTCGCACCCCTCGTACCTCAAGGCGGTGGAGGGGCTGGTGGACATGCAGCAGCAGCTGGACGAGCAGAACCTCATCCCCAGCATCCTCAACCAGGCGTACACCGACGAGGTGCGCGACCAGTGGGTGACGCTGCCGCGCGAGGTGCTCGCGCGCATCAACTACCTGGTGGGCACGGTGAGCCAGCGTCGCATGCGCTTCGAGGAGGCGCGCGCGCTGCTGGAGGCGGTGCCCAAGGACAGCCGCGTCTACGCGAAGTCGCGCTACCTGCTGGGCGTGGTGCTGGCGGACCCGCGCTTCCCGGGGCGCCCCGGCGAGGGCGAGGCGCTGGACAAGGACGCGCTCGCGGCGTTCCGGGCGGCGCTGTCCGCGCAGGAGCCGCAGGTGGAGCTGAAGGCGACGCAGCACCTGGCGCTCATCGCCCTGGGCCGGCTGCACTACCGGCGGGGCGAGTACGCGGACGCGTCCGCGGCGTACGAGCGGGTGCCGCGCTACACGCGCTATTGGGACCAGGCGCTCTTCGAGAACGGCTTCGCGCGCTTCCAGAACGAGGACTTCGGCGGCTCGCTGGGCAGCCTCCAGGCGTTGCACGCGCCGCAGTTCGCCGGCGCCTTCCAGCCCGAGTCGTGGATCCTCAAGGCCACCGTCTATTACTACTCGTGTCTCTACGACGAGGTGAAGACGACGCTGGCGGCCTTCGACGAGCTCTATGCCCCCATGGCGAAGCAGCTCGAGCCCTTCACCCGCGAGGACGAGGACCTGGTGCTGGCCTACAACCTGGTCGCGTCGGAGAACCGCCGGCTGCCGCGCCCGGTGTACCTGTGGATTCGCAACAACGAGCGCATCCGCGAGGTGATGCGGGTGCTGGAGCGCGTGGACGCGGAGAAGCGCGCGCTGACCGGCGGGGCGTGGCACGGCTCGGCGCTGTCGCGCCAGACGCTCGCGTCGCTCGAGGACGTGCGCGGCACGCTGCTCCAGGTGGGCGGCACGCTCGCCCGCAGCCGCCTTCGCGAGGCCGCCGACAACCTGCGGACCTTCTCGGACCAGGCGGAGATCATCCGCGTGCAGACGGCGCTGGACGAGAAGGACCTGTTCCAGGCGGGCGTGGACCAGAAGGCGCTGCTCACGCGCCAGTCGCTCTACCGTCCGAAGATGCCGGGCGCGGCGTGGAACTACTGGAAGTTCCAGGGCGAGTTCTGGATCGACGAGATCGGCTACTACCAATACACGCTCAAGCGCGGGTGTCCGGCGAAGACGTCCGAGTCACAGCAGCCATGA
- a CDS encoding outer membrane beta-barrel domain-containing protein has product MRPILSLALLAAALAQAAPRLPAPGVVLAQAESPPSVPAPGAETSVPPPPARAEPMPQAPLTNTARPEPITPPSEHDSAPSVEPALAPMGGQEGQDGPRPVDEAGGEAPALTQEAPPPEAPVAEPESPVVPGDAPVLASSDEAPRTTDARQQRLVNGAPLYDPNVSLHIVQKKRFADEGRHELALYPAVVQVNGKYTNHAGTALHYSYHLQENFAVQVTGQYNWHTNESDFNLELIDKVREQAQAASSLLLVWGLQAGVEVTPLYGKFAFLDNKLAQFSLVLSGGAGLGSTRHLIRPEVANEVDGQRYTVPARFGDTGTKFLGSVGGGFRLQFGESYALRLEVRDLIYTARVDKVDGCNLADFEALEAARAGGQDFSSLSLSGSCKYQKFDGVDPKTKKNYREDIILGRDLVAEPSSDVLNNIGFYAGFSFLF; this is encoded by the coding sequence ATGCGACCGATTCTGTCCCTCGCGCTCCTCGCCGCGGCGCTGGCCCAGGCCGCGCCCCGGCTCCCGGCCCCAGGCGTCGTGCTGGCCCAGGCCGAATCCCCGCCCTCCGTGCCCGCGCCGGGCGCCGAGACGTCCGTCCCGCCGCCTCCCGCGCGGGCCGAGCCGATGCCGCAGGCGCCGCTCACCAACACCGCCCGCCCGGAGCCCATCACACCGCCCAGCGAGCACGACAGTGCGCCCTCCGTCGAGCCGGCGCTCGCGCCCATGGGTGGCCAGGAGGGGCAGGACGGCCCGCGGCCGGTGGACGAGGCCGGGGGCGAAGCGCCGGCGCTGACGCAAGAGGCCCCGCCGCCGGAGGCGCCGGTGGCGGAGCCCGAGTCGCCCGTGGTGCCCGGCGACGCGCCGGTGCTGGCCTCGTCCGACGAGGCGCCGCGCACCACGGACGCGCGCCAGCAGCGCCTGGTGAACGGCGCGCCGCTGTACGACCCGAACGTGTCGCTGCACATCGTCCAGAAGAAGCGCTTCGCGGACGAGGGCCGGCACGAGCTGGCGCTGTACCCGGCCGTGGTGCAGGTGAACGGCAAGTACACCAACCACGCCGGCACGGCGCTGCACTACAGCTACCACCTGCAGGAGAACTTCGCGGTCCAGGTGACGGGCCAGTACAACTGGCACACCAACGAGAGCGACTTCAACCTGGAGCTCATCGACAAGGTGCGCGAGCAGGCGCAGGCGGCCTCGTCGCTGCTGCTCGTGTGGGGCCTGCAGGCGGGTGTGGAGGTGACGCCGCTGTACGGCAAGTTCGCGTTCCTGGACAACAAGCTGGCGCAGTTCAGCCTGGTGCTCAGCGGCGGGGCGGGGCTGGGCTCCACGCGGCACCTCATCCGCCCGGAGGTGGCCAACGAGGTGGACGGCCAGCGCTACACGGTGCCCGCGCGCTTCGGTGACACGGGCACGAAGTTCCTCGGCTCGGTGGGCGGCGGCTTCCGGCTCCAGTTCGGCGAGTCCTACGCGCTGCGCCTGGAGGTCCGCGACCTCATCTACACCGCGCGCGTGGACAAGGTGGACGGCTGCAACCTGGCGGACTTCGAGGCGCTGGAGGCCGCGCGCGCCGGGGGCCAGGACTTCTCCTCGCTGTCGCTGAGCGGCAGCTGCAAATACCAGAAATTCGACGGCGTCGACCCGAAGACGAAGAAGAACTACCGCGAGGACATCATCCTCGGCCGCGACCTGGTGGCCGAGCCGTCCTCCGACGTCCTCAACAACATCGGCTTCTACGCTGGCTTCTCGTTCCTCTTCTGA
- a CDS encoding outer membrane beta-barrel domain-containing protein, whose translation MIARTLRVFASLVGLLAASGAAAQDDEAVLDNVVVRNRLYEPGGHLELSLGVGLPLQTHLTAHYFFTAGVAYNLFNTFAVEARAGYAASRHTGLARSISESFLDREDKRVTDELEDLWEMNFHGVLGVRWAPIYGKLSLVSDLPAHFQAYVWAGGGVGSFQRNSVIQCSRVVDRQLGICDDRTVPTDRDTASHNYWLHETRVAPMVSAAVGFRFFILDKHGVRLELRDWVFRDQYRVNLVRDDWEAGRETGESAPSPGLTHLVQFDIGYTFSF comes from the coding sequence ATGATCGCACGCACGCTTCGCGTCTTCGCTTCACTGGTGGGCTTGCTGGCGGCCTCTGGCGCCGCCGCGCAGGATGACGAGGCCGTCCTCGACAACGTGGTGGTCCGCAACCGGCTGTACGAGCCGGGCGGGCACCTCGAGCTGTCCCTGGGGGTGGGCCTGCCGCTTCAGACGCACCTGACGGCGCACTACTTCTTCACCGCGGGCGTCGCCTACAACCTGTTCAACACCTTCGCGGTGGAGGCGCGGGCGGGCTACGCGGCCAGCCGCCACACGGGCCTGGCGCGCTCCATCTCCGAGAGCTTCCTCGACCGCGAGGACAAGCGCGTCACCGACGAGCTGGAAGACCTCTGGGAGATGAACTTCCACGGCGTGCTGGGCGTGCGGTGGGCGCCCATCTACGGGAAGCTGAGCCTCGTCTCCGACCTGCCCGCGCACTTCCAGGCGTACGTCTGGGCGGGCGGTGGCGTCGGCAGCTTCCAGCGCAACTCCGTCATCCAGTGCTCGCGGGTGGTGGACCGGCAGCTGGGCATCTGTGACGACCGCACCGTGCCCACGGACCGGGACACCGCGTCCCATAACTACTGGCTGCACGAGACGCGCGTGGCGCCGATGGTGTCCGCGGCGGTGGGCTTCCGCTTCTTCATCCTCGACAAGCACGGGGTGCGGCTGGAGCTGCGCGACTGGGTGTTCCGCGACCAGTACCGCGTCAACCTCGTCCGCGACGACTGGGAGGCGGGGCGCGAGACGGGCGAGTCCGCGCCCAGCCCGGGGCTGACGCACCTGGTGCAGTTCGACATCGGCTACACCTTCTCCTTCTAG
- the rplC gene encoding 50S ribosomal protein L3 — protein sequence MKGLIGKKIGMTQVFNDEGNLVPVTVIDVSTCQVVGKRTPEKDQYSAVTLGFGEIREKILNKCERGFFKKNNAPYRRHLKEFRVTVEEATSFNVGDAVKADLFSKGQLVDVTGVTKGRGFSGVMRRWSFKGSQTKTHGTHEYQRHPGAIGQRKTPGRTYPNKKMPGHYGVEQVTTQNLTVVDVDVEKGLVLVKGAVPGHNNAVVYLRPSIKVALREQHKAARS from the coding sequence GTGAAGGGTCTGATTGGCAAGAAGATCGGGATGACCCAGGTGTTCAACGACGAGGGCAACCTCGTTCCCGTGACGGTCATCGACGTGAGCACCTGCCAGGTCGTGGGCAAGCGTACCCCGGAGAAGGACCAGTACTCCGCGGTCACCCTGGGCTTTGGTGAGATTCGCGAGAAGATTCTCAACAAGTGCGAGCGGGGGTTCTTCAAGAAGAACAACGCCCCCTACCGCCGGCACCTGAAGGAGTTCCGCGTCACGGTGGAGGAGGCGACCTCCTTCAACGTGGGCGACGCCGTCAAGGCGGACCTGTTCTCCAAGGGCCAGCTCGTGGACGTCACGGGCGTGACGAAGGGCCGCGGCTTCTCCGGTGTCATGCGCCGCTGGAGCTTCAAGGGCTCGCAGACGAAGACGCACGGTACGCACGAGTACCAGCGTCACCCGGGCGCCATCGGTCAGCGTAAGACGCCGGGCCGTACGTACCCCAACAAGAAGATGCCGGGTCACTACGGCGTGGAGCAGGTCACCACGCAGAACCTGACCGTCGTCGACGTGGACGTGGAGAAGGGCCTCGTGCTGGTCAAGGGCGCCGTCCCGGGCCACAACAACGCGGTCGTCTACCTGCGCCCGAGCATCAAGGTCGCCCTGCGCGAGCAGCACAAGGCCGCGCGCAGCTGA